From the genome of Triticum aestivum cultivar Chinese Spring chromosome 3B, IWGSC CS RefSeq v2.1, whole genome shotgun sequence, one region includes:
- the LOC123070358 gene encoding myosin-11, whose protein sequence is MFSFKSSVKSSSSGNQVSTPRFTEESDMHEQLNKLQEELVREKEEKVRALDEIEELKKKSSKKKKLKGSSGDDQLDLARRLEQLEVELEAARDSEKNMLVSLEAQTKQLEQTKVSLEEAKLEIDSLQDNNKTLVALSSNPTRQPARNFRRRGVMSFSFADPAEVETFSLQRDLKLAVEAEEKCKKAMDDLAIALTEQTTAAREAKMELSMVQAQLKNATTELENSKASLEIMEEKLRLAQEEAARLNFESDELAAASKEKERGLIDCIKIFEGEMNKAKEENDKLFESQRVIRDENSRLREMLKHAVNEANVAKESLEIARVENSQLQEDMSEKENTLKSIVQEYESLKVSEAAAQSSIKELKDMIDAMFSSESAKTSAEASPIDAKGGGGKGRYVAADNMYSDVESSPRSKDIRSPARQQKRTILRKFGDIMKKRNPQTQSVI, encoded by the exons ATGTTCTCCTTCAAGTCCAG CGTCAAGTCGTCTTCCAGTGGGAACCAAGTTTCCACGCCGCGCTTCACTGAGGAATCAGATATGCACGAGCAGTTGAACAAGTTGCAGGAGGAGCTGGTAAGGGAGAAAGAGGAGAAGGTACGTGCACTGGATGAGATAGAGGAGCTCAAGAAGAAAAGCAGtaagaagaagaagctaaaaggGAGTAGCGGAGACGATCAGTTGGACCTTGCACGCAGATTAGAGCAGTTGGAAGTTGAGCTGGAGGCAGCAAGGGATTCAGAGAAGAACATGCTAGTGTCGCTGGAGGCCCAAACAAAGCAGCTTGAACAAACCAAGGTATCTCTGGAGGAGGCCAAGCTTGAGATAGATTCACTTCAAGACAACAACAAGACCTTGGTTGCACTGTCCTCTAATCCAACTAGACAGCCAGCCAGGAATTTCAGAAGAAGGGGtgtaatgtccttctcctttgcCGATCCTGCTGAGGTGGAGACATTCTCATTACAGCGTGACCTCAAGTTGGCTGTCGAAGCTGAGGAGAAGTGCAAGAAAGCCATGGATGACTTGGCGATAGCCTTGACGGAACAAACCACGGCAGCTAGAGAGGCAAAAATGGAGCTCTCGATGGTGCAAGCTCAGTTGAAAAATGCAACAACTGAATTGGAGAACTCAAAGGCCTCTCTGGAAATCATGGAAGAAAAGCTACGGTTGGCACAGGAAGAGGCTGCCAGACTGAACTTTGAGTCGGATGAGTTGGCAGCAGcctcaaaagagaaagagagaggactcATCGATTGCATCAAGATATTTGAGGGGGAGATGAACAAAGCAAAAGAAGAGAATGACAAACTGTTTGAATCACAGAGAGTGATCAGAGATGAGAATTCCAGGCTGAGGGAAATGCTGAAGCATGCGGTTAATGAAGCCAATGTAGCAAAAGAATCCTTGGAGATTGCCAGGGTAGAGAATTCTCAGCTTCAAGAAGACATGTCTGAGAAAGAGAATACCTTAAAGAGCATCGTGCAAGAATACGAGTCCTTGAAGGTAAGTGAGGCTGCTGCACAGAGTAGCATTAAAGAATTGAAGGACATGATTGATGCTATGTTCAGTTCAGAGTCGGCCAAAACCTCGGCAGAAGCATCACCCATAGATGCCAAGGGAGGCGGCGGGAAAGGAAGATATGTGGCAGCAGATAATATGTACTCTGATGTTGAAAGCTCTCCTCGTTCAAAGGATATCAGGAGTCCTGCAAGGCAGCAAAAGAGGACGATTCTTAGGAAATTTGGTGACATAATGAAGAAAAGAAACCCTCAAACTCAAAGTGTAATCTAG
- the LOC123070357 gene encoding pentatricopeptide repeat-containing protein At4g02750 gives MHPARAPAIVASRLLVRDNQRITALARAGDLAAARRVFDAMPRRDVVSWNALLTALWRVGRDLPAARRLFDDMPSRNVISWNSVVAGCLAHGDLAAASAYFARTPRRNVASWNAMLAGLVRLGCMNDAERLFGEMPERNVVSYTTMVDGLARRGEVGRARAVFDEMPERNLVSWAAMISGYVDNSMLDEARKLFAAMPEKNVMASTAMITGYCKEGDVGSARKLFDEIYVKDVISWNAMIAGYVHNGYGEEALKLHIIMLREGTKPDHATLIATLTACSALALLRQGRSTHAVAVKTMLESSTSFCNALITMYSKCGDVSESELVFINLKSQDIVSWNTMIAAYAQHGKYQKAISLFHEMETRGLIPNDITILSVLSACGHVGRVDDSLELFDLMSFKYAICPGAEHYACIIDILGRAGQFEKACSYIKDMPFESEKNVWGALLGASKTHGNVQLGELAAKMLVQSDSGSSGPYVMLSNIYAAAGMWGEVNRIRGQMKEKGVKKQPGYSWTEIANRVHMFVGGDASHPEMNKIISELRKISFHMQMMANETHTMVEMSQESR, from the exons ATGCACCCAGCGCGTGCTCCTGCCATCGTCGCCTCTCGCCTCCTCGTCCGCGACAACCAGCGCATCACCGCCCTCGCCCGCGCTGGCGACCTGGCCGCGGCGCGCCGGGTGTTCGACGCCATGCCCCGCCGCGACGTCGTCTCCTGGAACGCGCTCCTCACCGCGCTCTGGCGCGTCGGCCGGGACCTGCCCGCGGCGCGCCGCCTCTTCGACGACATGCCGTCCCGCAACGTTATCTCCTGGAACTCCGTCGTCGCAGGCTGCCTCGCGCATGGCGACCTGGCTGCCGCCTCCGCCTACTTCGCGCGTACCCCGCGTCGCAACGTGGCCTCGTGGAACGCCATGCTTGCCGGGCTCGTCCGGCTCGGCTGCATGAACGACGCGGAGAGGCTGTTCGGTGAAATGCCTGAGCGGAACGTGGTGTCGTACACCACCATGGTTGATGGGCTCGCGCGACGTGGGGAGGTGGGTAGGGCGCGTGCGGTGTTTGACGAAATGCCTGAGAGGAACTTAGTGTCGTGGGCAGCGATGATAAGTGGGTATGTTGACAACAGCATGCTCGACGAGGCAAGAAAACTGTTTGCAGCGATGCCAGAGAAGAATGTCATGGCATCCACCGCCATGATCACTGGATATTGCAAGGAAGGAGATGTGGGGAGCGCCAGGAAGCTTTTTGATGAGATTTATGTCAAAGATGTCATCTCGTGGAACGCCATGATTGCAG GTTATGTTCATAATGGATACGGAGAAGAAGCTTTGAAATTGCACATCATAATGCTCAGAGAAGGTACAAAACCAGATCATGCGACTCTTATTGCAACCCTGACAGCATGCTCTGCTCTTGCTTTGCTCAGACAAGGAAGATCAACACATGCTGTTGCCGTCAAAACAATGTTAGAATCTAGCACATCTTTTTGTAATGCTTTGATCACAATGTATAGCAAGTGTGGTGATGTCAGTGAGTCAGAGTTGGTCTTCATAAACCTTAAAAGCCAGGACATTGTTTCGTGGAACACAATGATCGCGGCATATGCACAACATGGCAAATATCAGAAAGCTATTTCTCTCTTCCATGAGATGGAAACACGTGGGCTAATACCGAACGATATTACCATCCTTAGTGTGCTATCAGCATGTGGGCATGTTGGCAGGGTGGATGACAGCTTGGAACTATTTGATCTTATGTCATTCAAATACGCGATATGTCCAGGAGCTGAACACTATGCTTGTATTATCGATATATTGGGACGAGCAGGACAGTTCGAGAAAGCTTGTAGTTACATAAAAGACATGCCATTTGAATCTGAGAAGAATGTTTGGGGTGCATTGTTGGGGGCTTCCAAGACTCATGGCAATGTGCAGTTGGGTGAACTTGCGGCGAAAATGCTTGTGCAGTCAGACTCAGGAAGTTCAGGGCCTTATGTGATGCTTTCAAATATATATGCTGCTGCTGGCATGTGGGGTGAAGTCAATCGAATAAGAGGTCAAATGAAGGAAAAAGGTGTGAAGAAACAACCTGGATACAGCTGGACTGAAATTGCTAATAGAGTTCATATGTTTGTGGGTGGTGATGCATCTCATCCAGAGATGAACAAGATCATATCTGAGCTGAGAAAAATCAGCTTTCATATGCAAATGATGGCCAATGAAACTCATACAATGGTAGAGATGTCCCAGGAATCTAGATAG
- the LOC123070359 gene encoding uncharacterized protein isoform X2 yields MRDNPTRFHFHDTEQRQPQNPRATRPVCATRATAPSLRMLLRLPYARPAPSTARWRLERARARPAQLLRRGHAAASLADGAGAPLHYDPLADLLGPDVGPSPPQNTAPVAGKGKLRSWVGPNGQYYRELPCPNCRGRGYTPCKKCGIDRSSLDCPMCNGKGIRMCMQCGGECVIWQESIDEQPWEEVRSSSPLKVKEDDEVDRLEIKIDTSKRPRRTYPSPSPEVAMKISRSLRSLNAKTGLFTKHMKIIHQDAKLHAQRVAAIKVLLQQEIRLLKNKKHSSGILRIGSREALP; encoded by the exons ATGCGCGATAATCCAACACGGTTCCACTTCCATGACACCGAGCAACGCCAGCCACAAAACCCACGCGCGACGCGCCCCGTCTGCGCTACGCGAGCCACCGCTCCGTCCCTCAGGATGCTACTGCGCCTTCCGTACGCCCGCCCCGCGCCGTCCACAGCTCGATGGAGGCTGGAGCGGGCGCGGGCCCGGCCGGCACAGCTGCTCCGCCGAGGGCACGCCGCCGCTTCCTTAGCCGACGGCGCCGGAGCGCCG CTCCACTACGACCCGTTGGCCGACCTTCTCGGCCCAGATGTCGGCCCCAGCCCCCCGCA GAATACTGCCCCGGTTGCAGGGAAGGGGAAGCTGAGGTCCTGGGTTGGTCCAAATGGGCAATACTATCGAGAGCTGCCTTGCCCTAACTGTAGGGGTAGAGGATACACTCCTTGCAAAAAATGCGGGATAGATAGATCCAGCTTGGATTGCCCTATGTGCAATGGCAAG GGGATTAGGATGTGTATGCAATGTGGTGGAGAATGTGTGATATGGCAAGAATCTATTGATGAACAACCATGGGAGGAAGTTCGATCTAG TTCACCCTTGAAAGTAAAGGAAGATGATGAGGTCGATAGACTAGAGATAAAGATCGACACCTCAAAAAGACCGAGGCGTACTTATCCATCACCATCCCCGGAAGTTGCCATGAAGATTAGCCGATCTCTAAGA AGTCTGAATGCTAAAACAGGATTGTTTACTAAGCACATGAAGATTATACACCAAGACGCCAAATTGCATGCTCAAAGAGTTGCTGCGATTAAG GTACTGCTGCAG